The Methanobrevibacter arboriphilus JCM 13429 = DSM 1125 DNA window AAATGATGCAAATTCTTTAAATTCTTTTTCACTAGCTGATTCTGTATGTAATTGGACAGGACAATCAATATCTTTAGCTAATTCTAATCCATATTTAAGAACTTTATTTTGATACTCCATTTCTCCTTCTGATACTTCATAATGAGGTCTGCCTATCTCACCAATTCCAACAGCTTTTTTTTCTAAAACTAATTCTTTCCCATAATCTAATGCTTTTTTAACCATTTTAAAACTGTCTTCTAAAGATTTTCCACTTTCAACAAGCCTTGAAATTTCAGCGGGATGAACACCTACTAGGGGGAATGCTTTAACTTCTGTATTTTCATTAATATCTTTTGCATAGCTAATAACTAAATCCATAGATTTTTTAAACTTAAATGGCTCTCCAAAGGTCCAAGAAGGTTTGTTAGGTATTATCATAACTCTTCCACCTACATTATAAAATTGTTTAGCTACTTTTACAGGACCAATACCATTAATTGGGTCTACATGAATATGGTTGTCGGTTATTGGGATTTCTAATGGATTAGCTTTCATATTATCTACCTATTATTTACTTATCATTTATATATTATCTGCATATTATTTATTATTTATCTATTATCCTTCTATTAATGTTTTTAATGAATGTGATATATTAAATTTCAAAATTTTTAATTTTAGATTATTTTTTAATAGTAATCATGCTCATAAACATAGTTATAATTTAATAATTTATATGAATAACAATAATACATAATAATAACAATAATAATACATAATACTATTTATAATAATTAATAACAATTTATAACAACATAATAACTATAACAACATAATAACATTTAACATTCTATTTTCTAGTATTAACAGTAAAACTTATAATACAGTTATTAAATATATCTTTGTTAAGTTTCAGTTATGTAAAGCAAATATAAAATTATTTGTGAATCATTATTTTATAAACCTAAAAACTATCTTTTTAGATTAGATTAATAATTTTTTTATCATGGTGGGATTTTTATGAATTTTTTTTAGATATTATTTTGATAGAATGTTTAATAGAAAAATTATAGAAATTGATAAACCTATTTTTAAAAATAATGTATTTTTTTATAATATTTCTACTACCTATGATTTAGATAAATACTTTCTTAAAAAAGATAGCTTTATTGATTATATAGATGTAAAAGATGATTTGTCCTCAGTTCCAGAAGGAATATCAATAATACCTGTTTTATGTAATATTTTACCTGTTAGTTGGATCATGGATGCTACAATATTCATAGATGAGTTAGACAAAACTTTTTTTGAATCAATTAAAGCAATTAAAGAAAATTTTTCTATGATGTTTCCTAAAATTGAATTTAAAGGTAGATTAATTGTTAAAAAAATTGTTGATTATGATAGAATTTTTATGGAAGATAAGTATATGCCATTTTTCAGTGGAGGAGTTGATTCAACATTCACTGTTATTAATAATATTGATAAAAAACCAATTTTAGCTAGTATTTGGGGTTCTGATATGCCTATTGATGAAACTGAAGGTTGGAAAAATTTATCAAATATAATTAACCAATTTTCCAAAGAATTTGATTTAGAGAAGGTTTTTATTAAATCTGATTTTAGGGAACTCTTGAATATTAGAAAACTTAATGAGGAAATTCTAGCTATCAATGATAATTGGTGGCATGGTCTTCAACATGGAATAAGTATAATAAGTCATGGTGTAATTTATGCTTATAAGAAGCAAATAGGAAACATTTTAATAGCTTCATCACATTCTACAAGGGATTTAGAAGAAAGGGGTGTAGAAGTTATTCCTTGTGGATCTTCACCAATAATTGATAACTATTTTAAATTTTCTAATTGTAAGGTTATCCATGATGGATTTGATTTTACAAGACAAGAAAAGATTGGAAAAATTGTAGATTATGTAAATACAAATGATAAGAAGGTTTATATAAAAGTTTGTTGGGAAAGTATTTCAGGAAAAAATTGTAGTAGCTGTGTTAAATGCTGTAAATCTATGTTAGGGATCCTTGCTGAGAAACAAGATCCAAATTTATTTGGATTTGAGTTTGATGAAAGTATATTAGATGAAGTTTATGAAAAAGTTAGTAATCCTGAAAATTATGGGGTTTATTGGGATATAAATAAAGGAAACTATTGGAAACATATTTTTGAACGTTTTCAAGAAGATCCTGAATATTGGAAAGAAAAAAAGAATTTAAAATGGATTTTTGATTTAAAATTATGATTTATATAATAATCTTAAATTAAAAATATTATTTATTTATCATTGTTTAATTATACAAAACTCACAGAATGCTTTTAAAATTGTTTTATATTGTTATTTTTCACAGTGCAATATAAAATCATTTTATTTCTTGATTTTAATATAATCCTGTGAATGTAGTTTCTACATGATTTGGTTCATATAAATCATATTTGAAAATAAAAAACCCTCTAAAAATGCACTCATTCCTGAACTTACAGTTGAAAAATAAATAGGTGGGGCAAAAATAATAAAATCAACTTTTAATTCTTCAAGAATTGGGGTTAAGTCATCTTCCATAGCAAATAAGCCATGTTTTTTATCCTTTCTTTTGAAATGGAAACAACTTACACATCCTTTATATTCTAAACTATAAAGATTTATAAATTTAATCTTTCCATTTTTTTGATTTTGCACCTTCAAGAACTTTATTTATCAAAGTTCCAGTATTCCAATTTTTCTAGGACTTCCATTAATACTTACTTCCATTAATATCTATAATTTTCATGATATCTCTATTTTATAATTAGTTGAAAACTTAATTTTATTAATTATTTTTATAATATTTATTACTTATTTATATAAGAATTTATTGATTATACTATTATTAAAGATAAGCTTGATGAATATATATAAAATAGATAATATTTCTGTATTTAATTCTAAATTAGTTGGAAATTTATTAAATATTCAATTAATTTTTCTAT harbors:
- a CDS encoding flavodoxin family protein, translated to MQNQKNGKIKFINLYSLEYKGCVSCFHFKRKDKKHGLFAMEDDLTPILEELKVDFIIFAPPIYFSTVSSGMSAFLEGFLFSNMIYMNQIM
- a CDS encoding TatD family hydrolase, with protein sequence MKANPLEIPITDNHIHVDPINGIGPVKVAKQFYNVGGRVMIIPNKPSWTFGEPFKFKKSMDLVISYAKDINENTEVKAFPLVGVHPAEISRLVESGKSLEDSFKMVKKALDYGKELVLEKKAVGIGEIGRPHYEVSEGEMEYQNKVLKYGLELAKDIDCPVQLHTESASEKEFKEFASFADEINFNKKKLIKHFSGPYINKDENFGLTPSVMSGKDNIKVAISKGDNFLMETDYLDDLTRPGAVLGPKTVPKRTLDFINKEVFTEKDAFKIHKDNIESIYSIEV